Proteins encoded by one window of Streptomyces sp. ALI-76-A:
- a CDS encoding TetR family transcriptional regulator: MNDVTARKRGRPPRTESADTRDRILTAAREEFSERGYDKASVRGIAKAAGVDPALVHHYFGTKEQVFEAAITVSFAPALHAPDAVADGPMDTVGERLTRFVLGIWENPATRTPLLAIVRSAVNNETAAAVFRRLVVSQLLRRIAVQLDLPDAELRAELAAAQLVGTAMLRYVIKVEPLASVDVEQIIARVAPVVQGHLTGP, translated from the coding sequence GTGAACGACGTCACCGCGCGGAAGCGGGGCCGCCCCCCGCGTACGGAATCGGCCGACACCCGGGACCGCATCCTGACCGCGGCCCGCGAGGAGTTCTCCGAGCGGGGCTACGACAAGGCGTCCGTGCGCGGCATCGCCAAGGCGGCCGGGGTGGACCCGGCGCTGGTGCACCACTACTTCGGCACGAAGGAACAGGTCTTCGAGGCGGCGATCACGGTCTCCTTCGCGCCCGCGCTGCACGCGCCGGACGCGGTCGCCGACGGTCCGATGGACACCGTCGGCGAGCGGCTGACCCGCTTCGTCCTCGGCATCTGGGAGAACCCGGCCACCCGTACGCCGCTGCTCGCGATCGTCCGCTCGGCGGTGAACAACGAGACCGCGGCCGCCGTCTTCCGCCGTCTGGTCGTCTCGCAGCTGCTGCGCCGGATCGCCGTCCAGCTGGACCTGCCGGACGCGGAGCTGCGCGCCGAGCTGGCGGCGGCGCAGCTGGTGGGGACCGCGATGCTCCGGTACGTGATCAAGGTGGAGCCGCTGGCCTCGGTGGACGTGGAGCAGATCATCGCGCGGGTGGCGCCGGTGGTGCAGGGGCACCTGACCGGCCCCTGA
- the radA gene encoding DNA repair protein RadA: MAARTKSAKERPSYRCTECGWQTAKWLGRCPECQAWGTVEEYGAPAVRTTTPGRVTTSAVPIGQVDGRQATARSTGVPELDRVLGGGLVPGAVALLAGEPGVGKSTLLLDVAAKSASDEHRTLYVTGEESASQVRLRADRIGAIDDHLYLAAETDLAAVLGHLDAVKPSLLILDSVQTVASAEIDGAPGGMAQVREVAGALIRASKERAMSTLLVGHVTKDGAIAGPRLLEHLVDVVLSFEGDRHARLRLVRGVKNRYGATDEVGCFELHDEGIVGLADPSGLFLTRRAEPVPGTCLTVTLEGRRPLVAEVQALTVDSQIPSPRRTTSGLETSRVSMMLAVLEQRGRISALGKRDIYSATVGGVKLSEPAADLAIALALASAASDTPLPKNLVAIGEVGLAGEVRRVTGVQRRLSEAHRLGFTHALVPGDPGKVPPGMKVLEVADIGDALRVLPRSRRREAPRDGEDRR, from the coding sequence ATGGCTGCCCGTACGAAGTCCGCGAAGGAGCGTCCGTCCTACCGCTGCACCGAGTGCGGCTGGCAGACGGCGAAGTGGCTCGGCCGTTGCCCCGAGTGCCAGGCCTGGGGGACGGTCGAGGAGTACGGCGCGCCCGCCGTGCGTACGACGACACCGGGCCGCGTCACCACCTCCGCCGTGCCCATCGGCCAGGTCGACGGCCGGCAGGCGACGGCCCGCTCCACCGGCGTGCCCGAGCTGGACCGGGTGCTCGGCGGCGGGCTGGTCCCCGGCGCGGTGGCCCTGCTCGCGGGCGAACCCGGCGTCGGCAAGTCCACCCTGCTCCTCGACGTGGCGGCCAAGTCGGCGAGCGACGAGCACCGCACGCTCTACGTCACCGGCGAGGAGTCGGCGAGCCAGGTCCGGCTGCGCGCCGACCGCATCGGCGCGATCGACGACCACCTGTATCTCGCCGCCGAGACCGACCTGGCCGCCGTGCTCGGCCACTTGGACGCGGTGAAGCCGTCCCTGCTGATCCTCGACTCCGTGCAGACGGTGGCCTCCGCGGAGATCGACGGCGCGCCGGGCGGCATGGCCCAGGTCCGCGAGGTGGCGGGCGCCCTGATCCGCGCCTCCAAGGAGCGCGCGATGTCCACGCTCCTGGTGGGCCATGTCACCAAGGACGGTGCCATCGCGGGCCCGCGCCTGCTGGAACACCTGGTGGACGTCGTCCTGTCCTTCGAGGGCGACCGGCACGCGCGCCTCAGGCTCGTGCGAGGCGTCAAGAACCGCTACGGCGCCACGGACGAGGTGGGCTGCTTCGAGCTGCACGACGAGGGCATCGTCGGCCTCGCCGACCCCAGCGGCCTGTTCCTGACGCGGCGCGCCGAGCCGGTGCCCGGCACCTGCCTCACCGTCACCCTGGAGGGCCGCCGCCCCCTGGTCGCCGAGGTCCAGGCGCTCACCGTGGACTCGCAGATCCCCTCCCCCAGGCGCACCACCTCCGGCCTGGAGACCTCCCGGGTCTCGATGATGCTCGCCGTCCTGGAACAGCGCGGCCGGATCAGCGCCCTGGGCAAAAGGGACATCTACTCCGCGACGGTCGGCGGGGTGAAGCTGTCCGAACCGGCCGCGGACCTCGCCATCGCCCTGGCGCTGGCGAGCGCGGCGAGCGACACCCCGCTGCCGAAGAACCTGGTCGCGATCGGCGAGGTGGGCCTCGCGGGCGAGGTCAGACGGGTGACGGGCGTGCAGCGCCGGCTCTCCGAAGCGCACCGGCTGGGCTTCACGCACGCACTCGTGCCGGGCGATCCGGGGAAGGTCCCGCCCGGCATGAAGGTCCTGGAAGTCGCCGACATAGGAGACGCTCTCCGGGTCCTTCCGCGCTCGCGTCGCAGAGAGGCCCCACGGGACGGCGAGGACCGCCGGTAG
- the disA gene encoding DNA integrity scanning diadenylate cyclase DisA: protein MAANDRAAAPGKSGGSSGADGLMRASLSAVAPGTALRDGLERVLRGNTGGLIVLGSDKTVESMCTGGFVLDVEFTATRLRELCKLDGGIVLSADLSKILRAGVQLLPDPTIPTEETGTRHRTADRVSKQVGFPVVSVSQSMRLIALYVDGQRRVLEDSAAILSRANQALATLERYKLRLDEVAGTLSALEIEDLVTVRDVSAVAQRLEMVRRIATEIAEYVVELGTDGRLLALQLDELIAGVEPERELVVRDYVPEPTAKRSRTVDEALYELNALTHAELLEMPTVAKALGYTGSPEALDSAVSPRGFRLLAKVPRLPGAIIDRLVEHFGGLQKLLAASVDDLQTVDGVGEARARSVREGLSRLAESSILERYV, encoded by the coding sequence GTGGCAGCCAACGACCGGGCAGCAGCTCCCGGAAAGTCCGGCGGGAGTTCCGGTGCCGATGGCCTGATGCGCGCCTCACTGAGCGCTGTGGCACCCGGCACGGCCCTTCGCGACGGCCTCGAACGGGTCCTGCGCGGCAACACCGGCGGCCTCATCGTGCTCGGCTCCGACAAGACCGTCGAATCGATGTGTACGGGCGGTTTCGTCCTGGATGTCGAGTTCACGGCGACCCGTCTGCGGGAGCTGTGCAAGCTGGACGGCGGCATCGTGCTGTCCGCGGACCTGTCGAAGATCCTGCGGGCCGGCGTCCAACTCCTGCCGGACCCGACGATCCCCACCGAGGAGACCGGCACACGGCACCGCACCGCGGACCGGGTGAGCAAGCAGGTCGGCTTCCCGGTGGTCTCGGTCTCCCAGTCGATGCGGCTGATCGCCCTGTACGTGGACGGCCAGCGCCGCGTCCTGGAGGACTCCGCCGCGATCCTGTCCCGCGCCAACCAGGCGCTGGCGACCCTGGAGCGTTACAAGCTCCGTCTCGACGAGGTCGCGGGCACCCTGTCCGCACTGGAGATCGAGGACCTGGTGACCGTCCGGGACGTCTCCGCCGTGGCCCAGCGCCTGGAGATGGTCCGCCGGATCGCCACGGAGATCGCCGAGTACGTGGTCGAGCTGGGCACGGACGGGCGGCTCCTGGCGCTCCAGCTGGACGAGTTGATCGCCGGCGTCGAGCCCGAGCGCGAGCTGGTGGTCCGGGACTACGTTCCCGAGCCCACCGCCAAGCGCTCCCGCACGGTCGACGAGGCGCTGTACGAGCTCAACGCGCTCACCCATGCCGAGCTCCTGGAAATGCCGACGGTGGCCAAAGCCTTGGGCTACACCGGATCACCTGAGGCGCTCGACTCGGCGGTGTCCCCTCGGGGATTCCGGCTGCTGGCGAAGGTGCCGAGGCTGCCGGGCGCGATCATCGACCGGCTGGTGGAGCACTTCGGGGGCCTGCAGAAGCTCCTGGCGGCGAGCGTGGACGACCTGCAGACGGTGGACGGTGTCGGCGAGGCACGGGCGCGCAGCGTGCGGGAGGGGCTCTCGCGGCTGGCGGAGTCGTCGATCTTGGAGCGTTACGTCTGA
- a CDS encoding phosphatase PAP2 family protein: protein MNFEDAELYRDITAIAQDTPAWLQQAAETGTEAGILFFVALFAAIWWRARHHTSQAYARAVLAPLATAVAYVCSEALKSGFTEERPCRAVIDATPSLVTCPPHGDWSFPSNHATIAGASAVALVLVRRALLWLTAPLALLLAFSRVFVGVHYPHDVAAGLALGAVCAVVVIRLCTGPAIRLTEAIRTSSAPAARWFTGPGPARVPSYAQHRHPARNH from the coding sequence ATGAACTTCGAGGACGCAGAGCTGTACCGCGACATCACCGCCATCGCGCAGGACACCCCGGCGTGGCTACAACAGGCCGCCGAGACCGGGACGGAGGCCGGCATCCTGTTCTTCGTCGCCCTGTTCGCGGCGATCTGGTGGCGGGCCCGGCACCACACCTCCCAGGCCTACGCGAGAGCGGTCCTCGCACCTTTGGCCACGGCCGTGGCATATGTCTGCAGTGAGGCGCTCAAGTCCGGCTTCACCGAGGAACGTCCGTGCCGGGCGGTCATCGACGCGACACCGTCCCTCGTCACCTGCCCGCCGCACGGTGACTGGTCCTTCCCCAGCAACCACGCCACCATCGCCGGCGCCTCCGCCGTCGCGCTGGTCCTGGTCCGGCGCGCGCTCCTCTGGCTGACGGCCCCGCTGGCCCTCCTCCTGGCCTTCTCCCGGGTCTTCGTCGGCGTGCACTACCCGCACGACGTGGCGGCGGGACTCGCCCTCGGAGCGGTCTGCGCGGTCGTCGTCATACGCCTGTGCACAGGCCCGGCGATACGGCTGACCGAGGCGATACGCACCTCCTCTGCGCCCGCCGCACGATGGTTCACCGGCCCGGGACCCGCCCGCGTCCCGTCGTACGCGCAGCACCGGCACCCGGCCCGGAACCACTGA
- a CDS encoding serine/threonine-protein kinase: protein MAPQRNTGAGAEAELPEYAGHYRLESSLGSGGMGVVHLARSTSGMKLAVKVVHAQFAKDPEFRGRFRQEVAAARKVSGAFTASVVDADSEAERPWMATLFIPGPTLSDHVKRNGAMTPAQLRRLMAGLAEALRDIHRVGVVHRDLKPSNVLLAEDGPKVIDFGISRPKDSELRTETGKLIGTPPFMAPEQFRRPREVGPAADIFALGSVMVHAATGRGPFDSDSPYVVAYQVVHDEPDLTGVPENLAPLVLRCLAKEPEERPTPDELMRELRSVAASYDTQVFIPEQRTDDTAPSKSRTDEPERTEKPEQRPRARSRRRAVLGAGALGLVSVVALLAVQLFTGEAAVPKSSTPRTTPTGFSAWAATPTSAQGTPRCSYGAGTLVCAQAGLVFALDPSDGQVVWRRSVAATRGAGPPALTGGLVQPSVDRGRRLEALDPASGNPRWRQRVPAYTGLETTSDMLLFTGADGTVTGVDGASGDTKWSRRIPGHKVPYFASFAGDTLAYTTSVSTSGSAGGPSTRVTAVDPGTGDVRWDARLPGELEPVGAAGGSVFLTSVDEVYGSADAVIRYTPGSGASRRVRLPVSVEQAHVTVYGDVVYLTGTGGSLVAVDMAAQKQRWALETAVSRSSAPVTDGRHVYVAAPDGRLLAVDARDGKLLGQTPPRLGTNADAVAAHLPEPVIVGRHVYAGAPDGTVFAVDGRDPSAW from the coding sequence ATGGCGCCACAGCGCAACACTGGGGCGGGAGCGGAAGCGGAACTTCCTGAATACGCCGGTCACTACCGCCTGGAGTCATCTCTGGGCTCCGGGGGCATGGGTGTCGTGCACCTGGCGCGGAGCACCTCGGGGATGAAGCTCGCGGTGAAGGTCGTGCACGCCCAGTTCGCCAAGGACCCCGAGTTCAGAGGGCGGTTCCGGCAGGAGGTGGCTGCCGCGCGGAAGGTCAGCGGTGCCTTCACGGCGTCCGTCGTGGATGCCGACTCGGAGGCCGAACGGCCCTGGATGGCCACCCTGTTCATTCCCGGGCCGACGCTGTCCGACCATGTGAAGCGGAACGGGGCCATGACCCCTGCCCAGTTGCGGCGCCTGATGGCCGGACTGGCCGAGGCCCTGCGCGACATCCACCGGGTCGGGGTCGTGCACCGGGATCTGAAGCCGAGCAACGTCCTGCTCGCCGAGGACGGGCCCAAGGTCATCGACTTCGGCATCTCTCGGCCGAAGGACAGCGAACTGCGGACAGAGACCGGGAAGTTGATCGGGACTCCGCCGTTCATGGCGCCCGAACAGTTCCGGCGACCGCGGGAAGTGGGTCCCGCCGCCGACATCTTCGCGCTGGGGTCCGTGATGGTCCACGCGGCCACGGGGCGTGGGCCGTTCGACTCGGACAGTCCGTACGTCGTGGCCTATCAGGTCGTGCACGACGAGCCGGACCTGACCGGCGTACCGGAGAATCTCGCTCCGCTGGTGCTGCGGTGTCTGGCCAAGGAGCCGGAGGAGCGGCCCACGCCGGACGAGTTGATGCGGGAGCTGCGGTCGGTGGCGGCCTCGTACGACACGCAGGTGTTCATACCGGAGCAGCGGACGGACGACACGGCCCCGTCGAAGTCCCGCACGGATGAGCCCGAACGGACCGAGAAGCCTGAACAGCGCCCGAGGGCACGCTCGCGCAGGAGGGCGGTGCTCGGGGCCGGCGCCCTCGGTCTGGTCTCGGTCGTCGCGTTGCTCGCGGTGCAGCTGTTCACCGGGGAGGCGGCGGTACCGAAGAGCAGTACGCCACGGACGACGCCGACCGGGTTCAGCGCGTGGGCGGCGACACCGACGTCCGCGCAGGGCACTCCGCGGTGTTCGTACGGTGCGGGCACGTTGGTCTGTGCCCAGGCCGGGCTGGTCTTCGCCCTGGATCCGTCCGACGGTCAGGTGGTGTGGCGGCGCTCCGTCGCCGCGACGCGCGGGGCCGGACCGCCGGCTCTGACGGGCGGTCTGGTCCAGCCTTCGGTGGATCGAGGCCGACGCCTGGAGGCGCTCGACCCGGCCTCGGGCAACCCGCGTTGGCGGCAGCGCGTGCCCGCGTACACGGGGCTGGAGACCACCAGCGACATGCTGTTGTTCACCGGTGCCGACGGCACGGTCACCGGAGTGGACGGCGCTTCGGGCGACACGAAGTGGAGCCGCCGGATACCGGGCCACAAGGTGCCCTACTTCGCCTCGTTCGCCGGAGACACCCTGGCGTACACGACGAGCGTCTCGACGAGCGGGTCGGCGGGCGGGCCGAGTACGCGGGTCACCGCCGTGGATCCGGGCACGGGCGACGTGCGGTGGGACGCGCGGCTGCCAGGAGAGCTGGAGCCCGTCGGCGCGGCGGGCGGGTCGGTGTTCCTCACTTCGGTCGACGAGGTGTACGGGAGCGCTGACGCCGTGATCCGTTACACCCCGGGCAGCGGGGCGTCCCGGCGGGTGCGGCTGCCCGTTTCCGTCGAGCAGGCCCACGTCACCGTGTACGGAGACGTCGTCTACCTGACGGGTACGGGGGGCTCGCTGGTGGCCGTCGACATGGCCGCCCAGAAGCAGCGCTGGGCCCTGGAGACAGCCGTGTCCCGGAGCTCCGCTCCGGTCACCGACGGCCGCCACGTGTACGTCGCGGCCCCTGACGGGCGACTGCTCGCCGTGGACGCCCGTGACGGCAAGCTCCTCGGGCAGACACCTCCGCGGCTCGGCACGAACGCTGACGCGGTCGCAGCTCACTTGCCCGAGCCCGTCATCGTCGGCCGTCATGTCTACGCCGGCGCCCCCGACGGCACCGTCTTCGCCGTGGACGGACGTGATCCGTCGGCCTGGTAG
- a CDS encoding response regulator transcription factor, producing the protein MIRVLLADDEAMVRAGVRAILGSSGETEVVAEAGDGREAVELARAHRPDVALLDIRMPRLDGLAAAEEIVRVVPGTAVAMLTTFSEQAYVARALGGGAIGFLLKSGDPYELIAGVRAVAGGGAFLSPKVARYVIEGLGGSAGRLGREAAARARVQELSPREREVLGLVGAGLSNPEIAARLHLVEGTVKAYVSAVLDRLGVRNRVQAAIVAYEAGLMES; encoded by the coding sequence GTGATCCGCGTACTGCTGGCCGACGACGAGGCGATGGTCCGCGCGGGTGTGCGGGCCATCCTGGGGAGCAGCGGCGAGACGGAGGTGGTCGCCGAGGCGGGCGACGGCCGCGAGGCGGTGGAACTGGCCCGCGCCCACCGCCCGGACGTCGCCCTGCTCGACATCCGCATGCCCCGCCTGGACGGCCTCGCCGCGGCGGAGGAGATCGTGCGGGTGGTCCCCGGCACGGCCGTCGCGATGCTCACGACCTTCTCCGAACAGGCTTATGTGGCCCGCGCACTCGGCGGCGGTGCCATCGGCTTCCTGCTCAAGTCCGGTGACCCGTACGAACTGATCGCGGGCGTCCGCGCGGTGGCCGGCGGCGGCGCCTTCCTGTCGCCGAAGGTCGCCCGGTACGTCATCGAAGGCCTCGGAGGCAGCGCCGGCCGACTGGGGCGCGAGGCCGCCGCCCGTGCCCGCGTGCAGGAACTCAGCCCGCGCGAGCGGGAGGTGCTGGGCCTCGTGGGCGCGGGCCTGTCCAACCCGGAGATCGCAGCCCGGCTGCACCTCGTGGAGGGCACGGTGAAGGCGTACGTGAGCGCGGTCCTCGACCGGCTGGGGGTACGCAACCGGGTCCAGGCGGCGATCGTGGCGTACGAGGCGGGGTTGATGGAGTCATGA
- the ilvD gene encoding dihydroxy-acid dehydratase: MPELRSRTVTHGRNMAGARALMRASGVPGADIGRKPIIAVANSFTEFVPGHTHLQPVGRIVSEAITAAGGIPREFNTIAVDDGIAMGHGGMLYSLPSRDLIADSVEYMVEAHCADALVCISNCDKITPGMLNAALRLNIPTVFVSGGPMESGRATLVDGTVRTLDLVDAISDAVNDKISDEDILRIEENACPTCGSCSGMFTANSMNCLTEAIGLSLPGNGSVLATHTARKRLYVDAARTVMDITRRYYEQDDETVLPRNVATIAAFENAMALDIAMGGSTNTILHLLAAAQEAGVPFGLEEINDVSRRVPCLAKVAPNVAKNRTYYMEDVHRAGGIPALLGELHRAGLLNEDVHSVHSPSLADWLKTWDVRGGSPSPEALELWHAAPGCVRSAEAFSQSERWEALDDDAEGGCIRSAEHAYSKDGGLAVLKGNLAVDGCVVKTAGVDESIWTFEGPAVVCESQEEAVEKILNKQVTHGDVVVIRYEGPKGGPGMQEMLYPTSFLKGRGLGKTCALITDGRFSGGTSGLSIGHASPEAASGGTIALVEDGDRIRIDIPHRTIELLVDEAELARREQALNGVYAPKNRERKVSAALRAYAAMATSADKGAVRDVSMLG; the protein is encoded by the coding sequence ATGCCCGAGCTGAGGTCCCGCACAGTCACCCACGGCCGCAACATGGCGGGCGCACGCGCCCTTATGCGCGCCTCCGGTGTACCCGGTGCGGACATCGGCCGCAAGCCGATCATCGCGGTCGCCAACAGCTTCACCGAGTTCGTGCCCGGCCACACCCATCTCCAGCCGGTCGGCCGCATCGTGAGCGAGGCCATCACCGCCGCCGGAGGCATCCCGCGCGAGTTCAACACGATCGCCGTCGACGACGGCATCGCGATGGGCCACGGCGGCATGCTGTACAGCCTCCCGTCCCGCGACCTGATCGCGGACTCGGTCGAGTACATGGTCGAGGCCCACTGCGCCGACGCCCTGGTCTGCATCTCCAACTGCGACAAGATCACCCCGGGCATGCTGAACGCGGCCCTGCGCCTGAACATCCCGACGGTCTTCGTCTCCGGCGGCCCGATGGAGTCCGGCCGGGCCACGCTCGTCGACGGCACGGTCCGCACGCTCGACCTGGTCGACGCGATCTCCGACGCCGTGAACGACAAGATCTCGGACGAGGACATCCTCCGCATCGAGGAGAACGCCTGTCCGACCTGCGGCAGCTGTTCCGGCATGTTCACCGCCAACTCGATGAACTGCCTGACCGAGGCCATCGGTCTCTCCCTCCCCGGCAACGGCTCGGTCCTCGCCACGCACACGGCCCGCAAGCGGCTGTACGTCGACGCCGCTCGCACGGTCATGGACATCACCCGGCGCTACTACGAGCAGGACGACGAGACGGTCCTGCCGCGCAACGTCGCCACCATCGCCGCCTTCGAGAACGCGATGGCCCTCGACATCGCGATGGGCGGATCGACCAACACGATCCTCCACCTGCTGGCCGCGGCCCAGGAGGCGGGCGTCCCGTTCGGCCTGGAGGAGATCAACGACGTCTCGCGCCGCGTGCCGTGCCTCGCCAAGGTCGCCCCGAACGTCGCGAAGAACCGCACGTACTACATGGAGGACGTGCACCGCGCCGGCGGCATCCCCGCGCTCCTCGGCGAGCTGCACCGCGCCGGTCTGCTGAACGAGGACGTGCACTCCGTCCACAGCCCGTCCCTCGCGGACTGGCTCAAGACGTGGGACGTCCGCGGCGGCTCCCCGTCCCCGGAGGCGCTGGAGCTGTGGCACGCGGCCCCGGGCTGCGTGCGCTCGGCGGAGGCCTTCTCCCAGTCCGAGCGCTGGGAGGCCCTGGACGACGACGCCGAGGGCGGCTGTATCCGCAGCGCCGAGCACGCGTACTCCAAGGACGGCGGCCTGGCCGTCCTCAAGGGCAACCTCGCGGTCGACGGCTGCGTCGTGAAGACGGCCGGCGTCGACGAGTCGATCTGGACCTTCGAGGGCCCGGCGGTCGTCTGCGAGTCGCAGGAGGAGGCCGTCGAGAAGATCCTGAACAAGCAGGTCACGCACGGCGATGTCGTCGTCATCCGCTACGAGGGCCCCAAGGGCGGCCCCGGCATGCAGGAGATGCTCTACCCGACGTCCTTCCTCAAGGGCCGCGGGCTCGGCAAGACCTGCGCCCTGATCACGGACGGCCGCTTCTCCGGCGGCACGTCGGGCCTGTCCATCGGCCACGCGTCTCCCGAGGCGGCCTCCGGCGGCACCATCGCGCTGGTCGAGGACGGCGACCGCATCCGCATCGACATCCCCCACCGCACCATCGAGCTGCTCGTGGACGAGGCCGAACTCGCCCGCCGCGAGCAGGCCCTGAACGGCGTCTACGCCCCGAAGAACCGCGAACGCAAGGTGTCGGCGGCACTGCGCGCCTACGCGGCGATGGCCACCAGCGCGGACAAGGGCGCGGTCCGCGACGTGAGCATGCTGGGCTGA
- a CDS encoding Ppx/GppA phosphatase family protein: MRLGVLDVGSNTVHLLVVDAHPGACPLPAHSHKAELRLAQLLDDAGAIGPEGVDKLVGVIQEALQAAEDKGVEDLLPFATSAVREATNADDVLARVQAETGVDLQVLAGAEEARLTFLAARRWFGWSAGKLLVLDIGGGSLEVAYGMDEEPDAAVSLPLGAGRLTAGWLPGDPPDPESVRSLRRHVRAQIARTVGEFARFGTPDHVVATSKTFKQLARLAGAARSTEGLYVQRELKRESLEAWVPRLAGMTTAQRAELPGVSEGRANQLLAGALVAEGVMDLFGVESVEICPWALREGVILRRLDQMRSV; encoded by the coding sequence ATGAGACTCGGTGTCCTCGACGTGGGATCGAACACGGTGCATCTGCTGGTGGTGGACGCACACCCCGGCGCGTGCCCGCTGCCCGCGCACTCGCACAAGGCGGAGCTGCGCCTGGCCCAACTGCTCGACGACGCCGGGGCGATAGGCCCCGAGGGGGTCGACAAGCTCGTCGGGGTCATCCAGGAGGCCCTCCAGGCCGCCGAGGACAAGGGCGTCGAGGACCTGCTGCCGTTCGCGACCTCCGCCGTCCGGGAGGCCACCAACGCCGATGACGTCCTCGCGCGCGTGCAGGCCGAGACCGGCGTCGACCTCCAGGTCCTCGCCGGCGCCGAGGAGGCCCGGCTCACCTTCCTCGCCGCTCGCCGCTGGTTCGGCTGGTCTGCCGGAAAGCTGCTGGTCCTGGACATCGGCGGCGGTTCCCTGGAGGTCGCGTACGGCATGGACGAGGAACCGGACGCGGCGGTGTCGCTGCCGCTCGGCGCGGGCCGCCTCACCGCCGGCTGGCTCCCCGGCGACCCCCCGGATCCCGAGTCCGTACGGTCCCTGCGCCGCCATGTCCGGGCGCAGATCGCCCGCACGGTGGGCGAGTTCGCCCGCTTCGGCACCCCCGACCACGTGGTCGCCACGTCCAAGACCTTCAAGCAGCTCGCCCGCCTCGCCGGTGCCGCACGCTCCACCGAGGGCCTCTATGTCCAGCGCGAACTCAAGCGCGAGTCCCTGGAGGCCTGGGTCCCCCGGCTCGCCGGCATGACCACCGCCCAGCGCGCCGAACTCCCCGGCGTCTCCGAGGGCCGCGCCAATCAGCTCCTGGCCGGCGCCCTGGTGGCGGAGGGCGTGATGGACCTCTTCGGTGTGGAAAGCGTGGAGATATGCCCCTGGGCGCTGCGCGAGGGCGTGATCCTGCGGCGACTTGATCAGATGCGGTCGGTGTAG
- a CDS encoding sugar phosphate isomerase/epimerase codes for MAEPVVRIPDAKVALSTASVYPESTATAFEIAARLGYDGVEVMVWTDPVSQDIEALRRLSDYHGIPILAVHAPCLLITQRVWSTDPWTKLQRARAAAEKLGASTVVVHPPFRWQRQYARDFVSGIWRMANETDVRFAVENMYPWRYRDREMLAYAPDWDVTKDDYRHFTIDLSHTATARSDALQMVDRMADRLGHVHLADGRGSAKDEHLVPGRGTQPCAELLERLALTGFDGHVVIEVNTRRAMSGAEREADLAEALAFTRLHLASAAQVPRR; via the coding sequence ATGGCAGAGCCAGTCGTGCGCATCCCGGATGCGAAGGTCGCGCTGTCGACGGCCTCCGTCTACCCGGAGTCGACGGCGACGGCCTTCGAGATCGCCGCGCGCCTCGGATACGACGGCGTCGAGGTCATGGTGTGGACCGACCCCGTCAGCCAGGACATCGAGGCGCTGCGCAGACTCAGCGACTACCACGGCATCCCGATCCTCGCCGTGCACGCTCCCTGTCTGCTCATCACCCAGCGCGTGTGGTCCACCGACCCCTGGACCAAGCTCCAGCGGGCCCGGGCGGCCGCCGAGAAGCTCGGCGCGTCCACGGTCGTAGTGCACCCGCCGTTCCGCTGGCAGCGCCAGTACGCCCGCGACTTCGTCAGCGGAATCTGGCGCATGGCGAACGAGACGGACGTACGGTTCGCCGTCGAGAACATGTACCCCTGGCGCTACCGCGACCGCGAGATGCTCGCCTACGCGCCCGACTGGGACGTCACGAAGGACGACTACCGGCACTTCACGATCGATCTCAGCCACACCGCGACGGCCCGCTCGGACGCGCTCCAGATGGTCGACCGCATGGCGGACCGGCTCGGCCACGTCCACCTCGCCGACGGCAGGGGCTCGGCGAAGGACGAGCACCTGGTCCCCGGCCGCGGCACCCAGCCCTGCGCGGAACTGCTGGAGCGGCTCGCCCTCACCGGCTTCGACGGCCATGTCGTCATCGAGGTCAACACCCGCCGGGCCATGTCCGGCGCCGAACGCGAGGCCGACCTGGCCGAGGCACTGGCCTTCACCCGCCTGCACCTGGCCTCGGCGGCGCAGGTGCCCCGGCGATGA